One genomic region from Reichenbachiella ulvae encodes:
- a CDS encoding aldo/keto reductase, producing MEYRKLGESDLELSVITFGAWAAGGWMWGQTERSEAIKAIRSSYDHGVTSIDTAPIYGQGTSEEIVGEAIKGISRDNVQILTKFGLRWDLPKGEFYFNSKDNDGQEIDIYKFSSKESIIEECENSLKRLGTDYIDLYQIHWADPTTPISETFEAVERLIEQGKVRYAGVCNYDREQMAEAEKTLKLVSNQIPFSMVNKGIEDQTVPYCIENLKSILAYSPLERGLLTGKITTDYQFQEGDHRASHPRFQSEFVEKTNHFLNQIKPIAEKHGASLAQLVLKWTVERPGITIALAGARNADQAISNARAADIKLSDEDIYKINHHLDQLVLD from the coding sequence ATGGAATACAGAAAACTGGGAGAATCAGATTTAGAATTGTCAGTGATCACTTTTGGGGCATGGGCCGCAGGCGGTTGGATGTGGGGACAGACTGAAAGGTCTGAAGCCATTAAAGCCATCCGTTCGTCCTACGATCATGGTGTGACATCTATCGATACAGCGCCGATCTATGGTCAGGGTACCAGTGAAGAAATAGTAGGGGAGGCGATCAAAGGAATAAGTAGAGACAATGTACAAATTCTTACCAAATTTGGCCTAAGATGGGATTTACCGAAAGGAGAGTTCTATTTTAATAGTAAAGACAATGATGGTCAAGAGATAGACATCTATAAATTTTCCAGCAAAGAAAGTATTATTGAGGAGTGTGAAAATAGTCTAAAGCGTCTGGGTACCGATTACATTGACTTATATCAAATCCATTGGGCAGATCCTACTACTCCAATCTCTGAAACTTTTGAGGCAGTAGAAAGGCTCATTGAGCAAGGGAAGGTTAGGTATGCCGGTGTCTGCAACTACGATCGTGAGCAAATGGCTGAAGCTGAAAAGACGTTGAAACTGGTCTCGAATCAAATTCCCTTTAGCATGGTGAATAAAGGGATAGAGGATCAAACAGTTCCATATTGCATCGAAAATCTAAAGTCCATACTGGCCTATAGCCCATTAGAAAGAGGTTTGTTGACAGGAAAGATCACTACTGATTATCAATTTCAGGAGGGAGATCATAGAGCCAGTCATCCTCGTTTTCAATCAGAATTTGTAGAGAAAACCAACCATTTCTTGAATCAGATCAAACCCATAGCGGAAAAACATGGTGCAAGTTTGGCTCAGTTGGTTTTGAAATGGACCGTCGAACGTCCCGGTATCACGATTGCTCTGGCTGGAGCCAGAAATGCTGACCAGGCGATATCGAATGCCAGGGCTGCAGATATTAAGTTAAGTGACGAAGATATTTATAAAATCAATCATCATTTGGATCAGCTTGTACTTGACTAA
- a CDS encoding class I SAM-dependent methyltransferase — MEPTAKDIAAQLRKPTGQLGRQVAEKMNESNRPMTSFTYDHLEVKPSDHVLEIGFGNGRLMPLLLDQHEVKMTGIDLSAEMVAWAKENNADYLNRGSLRLMEGSVSALPFDDESFDSACSVNTFYFWEDALKCAKEILRVLRPGGCLCLGVTPKEEMKQLPPTQFGFNLYEDEEIISILNQAGFQTIEKHKRMEAPVEIGGQSFQFHSMVIKGFKS, encoded by the coding sequence ATGGAACCAACAGCCAAAGACATAGCTGCACAACTAAGGAAACCTACAGGGCAACTGGGCCGTCAGGTTGCCGAAAAAATGAATGAATCTAATCGACCCATGACCTCTTTTACATATGATCATTTAGAAGTAAAACCGAGTGATCATGTTTTGGAAATTGGTTTTGGAAATGGTCGGTTGATGCCGCTACTTCTGGATCAGCATGAGGTGAAAATGACTGGGATTGATCTGTCTGCTGAAATGGTCGCATGGGCCAAGGAAAACAATGCTGATTATTTGAATAGGGGAAGCTTGAGATTGATGGAGGGCAGTGTTTCAGCTCTGCCATTTGATGACGAAAGTTTTGATTCGGCTTGTTCTGTCAATACCTTTTACTTTTGGGAGGATGCATTGAAGTGTGCCAAAGAGATATTACGGGTGTTGAGGCCAGGTGGATGTTTATGTTTGGGAGTGACTCCAAAAGAGGAGATGAAGCAATTGCCGCCTACTCAGTTTGGTTTCAATCTATACGAAGATGAGGAAATCATTTCCATTTTGAATCAAGCGGGTTTTCAAACCATTGAAAAACACAAAAGGATGGAAGCACCTGTAGAAATCGGAGGCCAATCATTTCAATTTCACTCCATGGTAATTAAAGGATTTAAGTCATAA
- a CDS encoding carboxylesterase family protein, translating to MKNLFLISASLWLLASCQFDKAENYSHLTIEENQKWVDENLDKVMIPKTFLASNGMQMPYRLFVPEGYNNNESLPLLIHLHGRGERGTENPTNLYDNIPLFNGARSIVSPNMQHDYRCIVLVPQCSDKTENEEWAKWVGNTPETPFEGLGKDGSYTMNSKASDSGTAALELIDHIMAEYDIDSKRVYLTGLSMGGFGTWEFIARRPELFAAAVPMAGYSDPLQVSRIKHIPIWIFHGNIDKWNPVQGSRNMYQILTDAGAKVKYTEYDSTGHGDTFQKAWQDETLIPWIFAQRQ from the coding sequence ATGAAAAACCTATTTCTCATTTCAGCTTCACTCTGGTTGCTTGCAAGTTGCCAATTTGATAAGGCAGAAAACTATTCACATCTTACAATTGAAGAAAACCAAAAATGGGTGGATGAAAATCTGGACAAAGTAATGATCCCAAAAACCTTCTTGGCAAGCAATGGCATGCAAATGCCTTACAGACTTTTTGTTCCTGAGGGCTACAACAACAATGAAAGTCTTCCTCTGCTGATTCATCTTCATGGAAGAGGCGAAAGGGGAACAGAAAACCCAACCAACCTTTACGATAACATTCCTCTGTTCAATGGCGCCAGGTCCATTGTATCACCTAACATGCAACATGATTATCGTTGTATTGTACTGGTACCACAGTGCTCTGACAAAACGGAAAATGAAGAATGGGCCAAATGGGTAGGCAACACGCCTGAAACCCCATTCGAAGGTTTGGGTAAAGATGGATCCTACACCATGAATTCCAAAGCTTCCGATTCAGGAACTGCAGCCCTCGAACTGATAGATCATATCATGGCTGAATATGACATTGATAGCAAAAGAGTCTATCTAACTGGACTCTCCATGGGAGGTTTTGGCACCTGGGAGTTCATAGCCAGAAGACCTGAGCTTTTTGCTGCAGCTGTACCTATGGCTGGGTATTCTGATCCACTGCAAGTATCGCGAATCAAACATATCCCCATTTGGATCTTTCATGGCAATATCGACAAATGGAACCCCGTCCAGGGCTCACGAAACATGTATCAAATACTAACTGATGCGGGGGCCAAAGTGAAGTACACAGAATATGACAGCACAGGACATGGAGACACCTTTCAAAAAGCCTGGCAGGACGAAACATTGATTCCATGGATATTTGCTCAACGTCAATAA